From a region of the Babylonia areolata isolate BAREFJ2019XMU chromosome 21, ASM4173473v1, whole genome shotgun sequence genome:
- the LOC143295952 gene encoding abscission/NoCut checkpoint regulator-like, with protein MPGQCYGCGEEFGFFKKEHGCKNCGFAFCSNCLNKKIAVPKLDGSKHHVCNKCYNVLTGKAPAVETERYSPPKAYLKRVAALEQKESQGGASSSGHKGGASKVNPKYIHLEKPDREIAMRLEKLKEKPQEQKVTDTDLNVRLAQLKGEDPAKRTAPTKPFYQPPDRRTQVEQIDDLLDEIANEVEIDSHRPDPAAYVEDRLARLRDQKSDADKDEKNNLDKTSPTSVKNYVKNIDVGANGSGANTAGPGHTTSAATTRGGGGGPGGGEDEGGDVDVAEVQALMDRAASQMEAEARRALEGMKQDKALMERLAQVQQRHRQKEGQADDQSEGSGVDNTLQDEDSEDEDVAAQRILTQYLAEAKLDEKAEQDLASISTPPDPSTSKTKKGKAKATAEAGRPKEGEGPDSDYEDPDELPYCIICTEDAVVRCIDCDMDLYCNRCFREGHKELGLSDHRSVSYKAPKGYR; from the exons ATGCCAGGACAGTGTTATGGATGTGGTGAAGAATTTGGGTTTTTCAAGAAAGAG CATGGCTGCAAAAACTGTGGCTTTGCGTTCTGCTCTAACTGCCTGAACAAAAAGATAGCTGTACCCAAACTGGATGGTTCAAAGCACCATGTCTGCAATAAGTGTTACAATGTTCTCACCGG gaaAGCACCAGCAGTTGAAACAGAAAGATACTCTCCTCCAAAAGCATACCTAAA ACGTGTGGCAGCCTtggaacagaaagagagtcaGGGTGGTGCCAGCAGTAGTGGGCACAAAGGTGGAGCCAGCAAAGTGAATCCAAAGTACATTCATCTGGAGAAGCCTGATCGGGAGATTGCCATGAGGTTGGAAAAACTCAAGGAAAAACCGCAAG AGCAGAAAGTGACTGACACAGATTTAAATGTTCGCCTTGCCCAACTGAAAGGAGAGGACCCAGCCAAAAGAACAGCACCCACCAAACCT TTTTACCAGCCaccagacagacgcacacaagtTGAACAGATTGACGACTTGCTTGACGAGATTGCTAACGAAGTGGAGATTGATTCTCATCGGCCTGACCCAGCTGCATATGTGGAGGATCGACTTGCCAGGCTGAGAGATCAGAAGTCAG atgCAGATAAGGATGAGAAGAATAATCTGGACAAAACCAGTCCCACATCAGTGAAGAACTATGTCAAGAACATTGATGTTGGAGCTAACGGAA GTGGCGCCAACACAGCGGGTCCTGGTCATACTACCTCAGCTGCCACCaccagaggagggggaggaggtccaggaggaggagaggatgaggGGGGTGACGTGGATGTTGCGGAGGTGCAGGCCCTGATGGATCGCGCGGCCTCTCAGATGGAGGCTGAGGCCCGGCGGGCCCTGGAGGGGATGAAGCAGGACAAGGCGCTGATGGAGAGGCTGGCACAGGTCcagcagagacacaggcagaaggAGGGGCAAGCAG ATGACCAGTCGGAGGGTTCCGGTGTGGACAACACCCTGCAGGATGAGGACAGTGAGGATGAGGACGTGGCCGCTCAGAGGATTCTCACTCAG TACCTGGCAGAGGCCAAGTTGGATGAGAAAGCGGAGCAGGATCTGGCGTCCATCTCAACACCCCCAGACCCATCCACATCCAAGACAAAGAAGGGGAAAGCCAAGGCAACAGCAGAG GCCGGCAGGCCCAAGGAAGGGGAGGGGCCTGACAGTGACTACGAGGATCCAGACGAGCTGCCATACTGCATCATCTGCACGGAGGACGCCGTGGTTCGCTGCATCGACTGTGACATGGACCTCTACTGCAACCGATGTTTCAG GGAGGGTCACAAAGAACTGGGATTGTCAGACCATCGCTCCGTGTCCTACAAAGCCCCCAAAGGTTACAGGTGA